DNA from Asterias amurensis chromosome 7, ASM3211899v1:
TATGTACAACTTTACTCTGCAGTTGTAGAGAAGTGTCCTGATTTCCGAAAAATCTACACCGTGTTAGTAGAATATAAACCAAGACAAGTTGAGCAAGTAGATATGAACATGGCGTTACCCTAGCCAAATATACAACTACAACTTGACTGTTAAAATTAAACATGTCGGACCTCATGGATGTGCACTATTTAAGGACTGTTGTTTAGGTGTTCAGGCACTATGTAGATAAACACTTATGTctagttgtttttctttttcttcttctccctCTCAACTCTTCCCTGCACATAACTCAATATTGATACTGTATCAAGTATTGAAACCCATCAGGCAATTGAACCTCAGTATGAAGATGGAACAAATTCAGCATTACCAGAAAAATCTTCACAAACTGAACAACATTACACAGATACAACCCCAATTTTAACTTAGCTTCTGATTCAAACCTGAGGTTTAAGCGGAAAATCTTGAATCTTGAATCTTCAAGCATGAGACATGAACCATAAGGTCATGCAGAATAGACCTCAATTCAAGGATCAGCAACACAAACAGGCCTGAAACTTTACAGAGGtaacagaggcgattgcctccatgccccctggccaaggccttggtgcccttgaaatgccccagttgaaatttacaatttcctcatagggtgccctttaccaaggagaaaatgccttggtgcctttgcaaaaacaaagcatacaagcCTGCGCCACAAACACTCAATGTCTAGTTATTTTTATTACCTTTCTTACCTTCCGTCTTTTCCTCTTCTTCTCTCGTCTTGCTCTCCGCCTTCTGCCGCAATCTCCTCATCTGTCTCTCCTCCGGACTTGAGTCCTCCTGCAGCAGCATGTTGGTGTTCGTCAAGAAGGGCGTGTAGTGCGTGCTGGTGGTGTTGAACTCCAGGCGTGTGGGTCGCTGCAGCGCATACGGCTCTACAGGGGTATTGGGTAAAGTTGAGTTGTCAGAAGGGCTTGGTGGGACGGAGCTGGTCGAGAGATTGTTGTCGGGGGATGGGGTGGAGGACAGGGCAGAACTGTTGGAGTTGACCGCTCGATCAGCCTGCAGTAGTTCTGTTTGAAGATTACCTGAAGTGCAGACGAGAACACTATAAAATTGATGACCTGCAATTCATAatggtgcagccattttgtttctgtcaCAATGAAATCAATGCAGCCAAACTGAGGCTCTGGGGGCAGAACAGTTTGACTCTTACAATAGCTTATAGTGAGAGTCAGGGTACACGACCAACATTGTGGTAGGTCTCCTGTAACCCACTTAGAGAACCAAGCCAGTCTGTATTCTTTGTTTAGCAGGTTCAGAAAaatgctgcttagcagaaacaggttaccagccaacataccATGGTTTGTAtactatttgtgactggttccctgctcttttttgcttaccagaaaaatgtgcaaaaaaaacCTACCCGGTTTACTCGGAGGCATCTGAGGAAGCTTCCGTCCTTTCctctttgtttttctcttctgaCGTTGATTTCGGCAGCTGTTATCGGAATCATCAGTCTGTAAAACAGAATCAAACATCAGTTCGTAAAATGcgctctttcatttttttttattcggtCTGGtggtgaagccaaggactctcagaaaagtgaaagTAGGAAAGTGAAGTAGAAGCCAAGCTTTTTCTTTCCAGGCTCTATTACACCATCTTGTTGTATGCCCACAGAAGAACATCACGGAAGTGTGACCAGAAAATggcataaataataaaaataaccttACTTATATAGCTTTTAAAACGATtgtaaaatttgcaaaaaatttgATGAGCACCATTTTCTTCCTcaacaagctttatgaaattgggcccagacggTACCAATTGCAGCAAAGGATACCTAATTGTCGTTTTGAACTGAACTCACCTTGACAACAACCTGACTATTTCGCCTACTGCCTTCTGATTGCATGATGTTGAGTAGCGTCGTTGCAGCTGTGTCTCCCTCATTGTCTACTTGTTCGTTGGTGAGATGTTCAGACAAGACCTTAGTATTGGAGAGATCCAACTCTATCATATCCTCCTTCAGCAGTATGTCACTACTGCTGTTGGAATGATGCCTCTCTCGGATATTTTTCACTTGAAGAAACAAGAAATGTGAACTTTGGTTAAAATTAGTCGCGAGTATCTGTAGAGCAGTAACTCTGAAGCCTTTTCAACTAGACAAACTTTCAAGGAACCCGACAAAAACATTTGGTTGTAAAATGGCCACCCTAGAAAACATTCATAATCATCGACAGTAAactaatgtttgtatgagagagattggcttgtagagcagaaagcactaccttcccaactttttaagAAGCATCTACGGTTAAGTGCCTTACTCAAGGGTAAAAGTgacacgaccgggattcaaacccacactctgctgctctgctgacaacaccagagcttgggtccggtgaactagacTACTCAGCCTAATTCTGGGATGACACAAAATAGAGGATTTGCAAACATTCTTCCTAAACTGAATGTTGTACAATTACTTTGCAGACTTACAGTCAGTAATGGGCGTGTTGTTCTGAATGAGAAAGCTGCAGTCATTGTGTATCGGTAGATTAAGATCATTTTCGGGATCAAAGAGATCTGCGCTCTGGAAGTTGTCAAGACTAATGTCATGTGTCAGCCGGTAactgttaacaaaacaaaagcatatTTTAACTCTCACATATACCACTggcaacaaataaacaacatgtcCCGGAACTGAATTAGTCCTAAATGggttatttaaagtttataaatgttcaaaaaaaaaaaaagttccatACATTTCGTGGATCAtggtaaacaaaattgtgtccGAAACTGctactttttcattcatttgaattaaaaataaaataatcttatttacacaaacatcaatgacattgaacttttgataactttccgtatgacgccaccactttttcactcaaatttacaaaaaatgatatctcattgaggtaaattagttactataattattatttcatattgaatgaaaaagtggtggtgcatacggaaacttttcctgaaTTTCTCCTGAAAATCTGTCCGCGGAAATTTCTCCTCGATTATTAACAATCTAAGTATTTTAGGATACTTTTTAAGATCACCCCACTGCAGTGTCACGCAGCGCGGCCATGCATCTCCGTGGCATATCAAATCCCATATCACACACCCGCCCACACGACACATCTCTGTAGTGTTGACGACCGTACGGTGACAGTCGAAAAATTCAGTGAGACTGTCACTTCCAAAAATGGTTGACAGTCGAGTCAATCAAATGTGATCCTTagaataaaatacacaatattTTACCTGTAACTATCCGGTATTGACTTGTAACTTCTCCGGggtaaatttgtttggtaatcggTCAAATCTGTGTTTTGATCGTCCGAAGTAATTTGCTCTTCTTCGTCAGCCATATTGCCcttcttgttattttttttctctctgctCTCCGGACTTGTTCCTCGAATCAATCctgtctgttttatttttacttttggagagGCACCAgactttttttaaaggagaTTGTCTTGCATCCTTTTCAACAACATCACAAATACGTTCGTCTTGTGCTGTCTAGTCGGGCACCTAGTGTTTTTCGGGAGGAAAAGAGGAAAAGAGGAGACTCAgaaagagggcgccctttacTGCTACCGTTGTCGTCTGGAGAGAGTCGACAATGTGCCCGTTTTAGAGGCTTATTTCTGGTCTAGAAGCGACAGTTTTTGTTAAGTAGGTATTTTAATATCAACATAATATAACGTAGAATAATTTACAGGTTGTTGTAAGCCTGGAATTTCCTCTCAGTGGAAGTATTGAGCATTCTTTCTCCATATATATTGATTGACAACAGCAGTgccagtgggggggggggggggggggtcccagttgggagggggggggctcAGCAGTGTCACACCTGAAAATGTTGTCTGCCTGTAATTGATTTTTAGTGCACTTTTAATTTCTCATGAGTGTATGTAGTTTAACATAAGAACAAAATTTTTTACCTAGCCGAGTAACCCCACTTGGTTGGGCCACTAGCCTACTCGTACGTGgcagtaaaaaagaaaaaacaatacgGGGCTACATATTTGTTGACATTGattatttgtaagtgtttttcATTCATTGGAAAAGGGAACAATTTTAACTTACAGCATGAGATCAAAATGTGAGAACAACTTAATTACAAATTTATATACATCTTTGATAATGattattgtaaaatattttaGACTCATCATGTCTACGAAGCGGAAAGCCGAGACTGAGAGCCCAAGAAAGGACCAGGACCCGGATTATGAGATGGTATCCGTCATGACTGCCAGCAAAAGACAACGAATCTTTGAGAAAGAtggtataaattattgtttttagaccccaccccccccccccccccccaagtaccAGGAGGCCTGATCCCATGTACTcggaaggcactaaaaactaacctctacagcggttcggaactttttgtgtgctctcggaacattccggcacggttcacgacgatcccccacgcagcaggtttggggagttgttacataagagtggactaaccactaggacctggttgttaatgatttcatgtctaaaagatgcaagtactgcttcagacctctttattcaagttcatttgtagcagcaggtttggggagttgttacataagagtggactaaccactgggacctggttgtttatattttcatgtttaaaagatgcaagcgcTGCTTCAGACCtttttattcaagtacatttgtagcagcaggtttggggagttgttacataagagtggactaaccactaggacctggttgtttatattttcatgtttaaaagatgcaagcactgcttcagacctctttattcagtacatttgtagcagcaggtttggggagttgttacataagagtggactaaccactaggacctggttggtaatattttcatgtctaaaagatgcaagcatatgcaaaatgacgtcataaggtcattctcgctcggatgggccgaaccgctgtggagtttagtatttagtgcaTTCCAATGTACTCTGTGTACTATTGTTGTAGTCTTATAACTCAACACctaaactgttggactctggttatggtggtatgcctaaTCATGTGTAAAGCATAGTCAGTTTACTAGTACAGTCCTTAGTTTAACAGaagcaaacaaaacatgcagttgGATTTTGATTGGCTGGAGCTGGGGGTTGGGGGTTCAGTCTTcagtccaacagaatcaaacaaaacatgctgttggattttgatgggttGGGATGGTAATGGTGCAGTGCTcagtcaaacaaaacatgctgtTGGATTTTGGTGTGGGTTCAATCcccatttaaacaaaatcaaacaaaatatgctGTTGAATTTTGATGGGTTGAGGGTGAATGAATATTTTGGTCACGCTAATCAATGCTGTACTTTGCGTTCTTTTCAACAGCTAAAGACGTCACTGTGAAGAAAATAGAGGGCATCATCAAACGCCAGTTCAGTCTTGAGATGAGACACAAAGAGAAAGAAGTGGAGCTGATTGATgaggtaagcataattttgttgtgctaagcatctTTTTATGTTTAAgtgcaaagtataccttttggTTGTAAGAactgttaaagacattggacactattggcaattgtcaaagaccagtcttcttacttggtgtatctcaacatatgcacaaaataacaaaacaaacttgagctcaattggtcgtcaaagttacaagattataatgaaagaaaacaacacccttgtcacacgaagttgtgtgctttcagttgcttgattttgagacctcaaattctaaatctgaggtgttgaaatcaaattcgtggaaaattacttttttctcaaaaactatgttacttcagagggagccgtttctcacaaagttttatactatcaacagctccccattactcgttaccaagtaaggttttcaggttttatgctaataattattttgagtaattaacaatatggtccactgcctttaataattttaattctatataaatgtagatgtacacaataaaactaatatgTAAAAGTTTCATTTCAAGAGGTCGCATTATAGAGATACAGTATTGCTGAAAAATACCTGTTGGTATCATGTTTGCATTTTGTTCCCTTCTAGAGGATACATCAAGCGAGGGCCATGCTGGATAAGTTACGAGCTTGCATAGTTGCCAATTACTACGGGAACATCGGAATATCTCATACATCAACCAAACAAGAGGTACTCATTACTCTTTGAATTATATGTCCACTTTATACAAATGGTTTTTGGAGAatgggcacttctatgaggaaatttaaaAGTATTAGAGCTTTTTGTGGGTTACtaatcaactatttttccatgggttgttgccacctactcctagggctgaaacaaggttacctcctttacagtccatacagatgtaggcttcgGTATCATCCATCAAAAGCCTGaatggtagagcagaaagcactacctcctaAAATTTATGAAGCAATCGtggttaagtttcttgcttaaagacacaagtgtcacaaccgggacttgaacccacagtctgctgatcagaaacaccagagcttctATCTGGTGCTCTTTACAGCTAGGCCATGGCACGCAATATGTTTCATGAGAAGGGTTTAATCCTACTTCATTTAGTACCCCCGATAATCATTCAAACAATTTGGACTCTCCCAAACAGAAAATTCGGCTGAATAAGTCCAATCTAAACCACCCGGCTATCCAGAGGGCCATCCGCAACAAATCTCCGACTCCGATTGAAGACCCAACGACCCTGATATCGAGCTCTGTCGATAGCAGCAAGCCCCAGGGAGACGTAGCAATAAGAGATGCCACCAGTACCCCAACCAGCGGTCTGTGGTCAGGGCTGCAGAGCGAGAGATCATCCCCGGAGTCTGAGCAGCTGAGTAGGGTGGACTTGTCGGAGATTGAAGAGAGAGTGGAGGAGGGAGCCAGGGCTAAAGGACCACGCAATTCGGGACCGGTAAGCAGTTTGTCagagtttttatttcattttagttCATCTATTAAATCTACTTTTTAAGCCAAGGAATTTCTCAAAAAAGATTTAATCACTATactacaggcatgcaactctttcGCGATTCCGTTTGTTTTTCGGAATtccgtttgtttttttgttttgttttgggtttttttagcctaatatatgccttgcaacaacagtgtacaactacaatcatgtaaaataagcctagtacatgctaacaatgcacctaagagcataataagcctcaacattttctagggtaccattgtgggtatcatgtccagTGGCGTTCCGGCTGCCTCgttccgcacttgcgttgtgcctttgaaaattttcctctctttttttttcaacgggcagttgcatgcctgattctAGCCAAGATTTCTCAAAAGTGAAAACAGAATCAAATTGAAAAATCTTTAAAGTAGAGTTGCCAGCAAATCAGATTCCTTGTTTACCCAATGGTAATGACAAGTATATATTTCATTTCACACCATGGGATTAGAGGTGTTGACTGTCTAAGTTGCTTACAGTTTTCAGAAAGACAAGATTGCTGACTCATAATGGCATGCTTCGGATCTTAATTAAATGGaggtcatggcctctgttgcccctggtcttggccttggtgccccatcagGATTTtgccatagactttaagattttcctttaaagaaatgaaaatggcgttgccttctcaaagatgaaattgcaGGCCTGTGATGGAGGTTCACGCACCAACACAACACTTACATGTCTTGATGAAATGTAACAATCTTTTTCCTTGTCTCTCAGGACACTTTTGGAGTTGGTCCCCCACTGCCGGTACCTAAGCCTTTGATCTCACAGGCGGAGTCCAGTGAAGGAACGAGATTCCACGTCAAGAAAAGAATCATCGTTGGAAATGTCTCAAAGTAAGCTACTTTGAGGAAttaaacaacaatttgtttatatttattcatgtgttttaaagaattttttgaaatttatattattttagatATCTCAACATCAAGGATATGAGAGCCATGAcgagggtccaatttcatagagctgcttaagcatatcAACACCATGcttactaggcctgggcgaattatttgaatatccggttaatggcgaataggttttcctatccgtaactgcgaatgccttttttttcttaaccggatatccgcatagggcgcgaatacctatttacaaaccggatatttctgtaattacaaccgagtaaccggatattctttaatatccgaatatccgcggacgtcgggcgacaactgacatgaatatttctctgaatccttatgaaacttctattaagacagcataaaacagcatatattaagtatttaactatgctcacctccgtgaagagttaaaacaatgacatttctgacgtaatttgttcaaagattacaaaagttttccttcacgtagagtcaatcacaatcaaaagaaaaagcaaatcgccatctttaaattagatccggtcatttttatgaatgaaccgagcgacactgtctaaaacttatATCAATCCACCCAtatgatctcattcacaaacgaacagcgccctctagcggcaaaaaaaaaatttttgttttatttatttttaaatttttttttaaatagcgccctctagcggtgaaaaaa
Protein-coding regions in this window:
- the LOC139939615 gene encoding uncharacterized protein isoform X2, encoding MADEEEQITSDDQNTDLTDYQTNLPRRSYKSIPDSYSYRLTHDISLDNFQSADLFDPENDLNLPIHNDCSFLIQNNTPITDLKNIRERHHSNSSSDILLKEDMIELDLSNTKVLSEHLTNEQVDNEGDTAATTLLNIMQSEGSRRNSQVVVKTDDSDNSCRNQRQKRKTKRKGRKLPQMPPSKPGNLQTELLQADRAVNSNSSALSSTPSPDNNLSTSSVPPSPSDNSTLPNTPVEPYALQRPTRLEFNTTSTHYTPFLTNTNMLLQEDSSPEERQMRRLRQKAESKTREEEEKTEEEERPCFQPATLVINGEIKQQSHVAVFRFLPRHEDELAFEVHDPVFVEYKCDDLWYEGINLKTGDEGCFPGQYVRDFTADTECIPGFRGRKVHVNRYMVKFLGSVEVAFHKGNDVLCRAMQKVVTARRLTIDIHPPTLCLLEISDIGVKMVDKTKPLKLKEKRDSVLKKVEKLLGSKQSKGHNYFFSLKNVSFCGYHPSSSRYFGFITKHPSEKRHACHVFIMEDGVSAKPVAEAMGAAFKRFYSEFLDFTDPTEDIYME
- the LOC139939615 gene encoding uncharacterized protein isoform X1; translation: MADEEEQITSDDQNTDLTDYQTNLPRRSYKSIPDSYSYRLTHDISLDNFQSADLFDPENDLNLPIHNDCSFLIQNNTPITDLKNIRERHHSNSSSDILLKEDMIELDLSNTKVLSEHLTNEQVDNEGDTAATTLLNIMQSEGSRRNSQVVVKTDDSDNSCRNQRQKRKTKRKGRKLPQMPPSKPGNLQTELLQADRAVNSNSSALSSTPSPDNNLSTSSVPPSPSDNSTLPNTPVEPYALQRPTRLEFNTTSTHYTPFLTNTNMLLQEDSSPEERQMRRLRQKAESKTREEEEKTEGKKEEERPCFQPATLVINGEIKQQSHVAVFRFLPRHEDELAFEVHDPVFVEYKCDDLWYEGINLKTGDEGCFPGQYVRDFTADTECIPGFRGRKVHVNRYMVKFLGSVEVAFHKGNDVLCRAMQKVVTARRLTIDIHPPTLCLLEISDIGVKMVDKTKPLKLKEKRDSVLKKVEKLLGSKQSKGHNYFFSLKNVSFCGYHPSSSRYFGFITKHPSEKRHACHVFIMEDGVSAKPVAEAMGAAFKRFYSEFLDFTDPTEDIYME